CGTTTTCTCCAGCACCCACCGTGTAGTTCGTCACCTTTAATACAGAAggagagattaaaaaaaaggaactTTGAAGCAGAATGACACACCCAATGCCCCGAAACTTCAGTAATACCAGAACAGCAATGTTATGTTCATGTGCCAGCTTCTTAAGCAAATATCCAAGTGCCACCATTAAAGCACGTCCTGCACACACCAAGTTGTGAGTCACTTTTTTCACAATCACCAGCTCATTAGCTAAGCATTTaggtaataaataaaaaaggatgGACGTACAAGGACATATACCCTGTGAGCCACTGCCTCCGAGGATTGGGGTTATCAGAGAAGAGATCGAATCAACAACCAACAACCGTAACCGGCACTCGTTCACATTCATCTGCTCCTGAAACATGTAGATAACAGTAAGAATATGAACATTGTAACAATGAGGAAACTACATCTTCTATCTAGCTGTATACCTGAGACCTCAACGCAACCTCTAGACCTTGCAGCGTATCAAACATTGTATAGATGTCATAGACCGTGTGACATGATATCCTGCTCAGGACTCTCTGCAAATATATGTTTCTTGTCAGTAAAATTAAGACCTGATACTGGTCCATAGGTTAGTATGCTGGCAAATAAACCTTTCGTAAAACAGCGGCAGCCGAACTGCCACAGATAAATTGAGCAATGCGTCGGGCAGAAAAAGAGTTCCCCGTGTCTATATAAAAGACACTGCCTTCTTGCTTCTCCGCCACGCTCGCAGCAGCTTGCATACAAAACTATTCCATTTCATAAGAAACCATACAATGTAAAGACACCACGAAAAGGGCTTAGCAAAGACACAACGAATCTTCTTACCAACATTCTCAGCTAAAGAGAAACACTTGAAAAGAACAATCCACAACTCGTAGGCATATCAGTATAAGACTTGTATACATACATACCTGTGTTTTACCAGAAGACGATGGTCCAACAAGTTCTGTCACCTGACCCTCACGTAACCCACCTTGAAGTAATGAGTCCGTCCTTAAAAAAAAAGCCATTTATAGAAACACTAGAGTCTCAACTGATATAGCAAAACAAGTTACAAGGTTCTTTCCTTTTCTTATGTAAAGATGAGTCCTTACCCGTTATCTCCACTCGATAGAGTCTGTTTATTACGCTGTAGATCCTCCAACAACTCCATACCGTTCAACCATGGCCGACACTTAACCTCTACCAAAGAAAGCATGACAGTGATACCCTGAAGAAAACCAAAGGTTAACACTTTGTATAACACTTTTGCTCAAATTCAAAACTCACAACAACTAACCTCCTTCAATCTATCAGCATCTACTTGCCTTTCAGCAAACGCAGCAAGTTCATAGAGATCATGAATAAGGAAATCTTCAACTGCACGTTTTAACAGATAAGCAAAAAGAGTCAAGCTACGCATTTCGTCGAACATCTTAAGCGCAAACGTTCAAACGTTACAGAATCGAACCGACGACAAAACGAGGTTGAAGTAGAAGTAGAAGAGAACCTGTGAGAATCCCATGAGAAGAGCAGAAATCTCGGAAACATGCGTCGATGATTGGATTCTCCATCTCCAGATGTTTGAGAGGCGCCATGTTTTACTTACGCACTTCACCTTGATGACTGACACTTGGAGAATAGAATCTCTAATCAATGGTTTCCGGTTTGATCATCAAACAACCCGGTTCTATCCAAGATTAACCGATATCCGGTCAACTGATTTTGCGATTGgtgaaaaattatattgaattgAAACAAAACAACCATTTTCTGTTAATTGTTTTCCAGTTATCATAATTTCCTTTGTTTTCAAAATCATTGTTAAAGAGTCTTAGCGATATAAATTAAAGCAAATTATAGTTTCTTTTACCTTGTTGGACAAATTAGTATTTgttacttttttgttttgtttcacaCTATCATTTTATTTACGTTacatatgttttaatttaattttctatttacaaAGTATTGACAgctgttttatatttaattttggaaaactaTCACAAcggttacatatatttttgactttttgtttgttttgtttactttcTGAATACTATTAATCTATAAATCATTTGCATATCAAATTTTTAGGAAAATTAGTTCTgtaaaagttcaaaaaatatatagataatcTATGCATTGATGGTTTATTATGAACACATATTTTCGTTCTTTACTAGTTAGATACTATACGAGGTTCTTTGCAAATTTTTGATAGTTTCTACTATGtagttttcttttaaagaattttttgactaaaaaaaaagaattgttaaCATGTGTCAAAATCTAAAAGGTGTGATTTGTATTACGCTAGTTTTGACTAAAAATCATAGATTTCGTTGCTTCAAATccttttgttagatttttagttttagaataGTTTGTCtttcaataacagtagatttgatttaggttttgtaaattgttaattgaataacagtggattgcA
The nucleotide sequence above comes from Raphanus sativus cultivar WK10039 unplaced genomic scaffold, ASM80110v3 Scaffold0508, whole genome shotgun sequence. Encoded proteins:
- the LOC108819649 gene encoding DNA repair protein RAD51 homolog 4 isoform X1, whose amino-acid sequence is MAPLKHLEMENPIIDACFRDFCSSHGILTVEDFLIHDLYELAAFAERQVDADRLKEGITVMLSLVEVKCRPWLNGMELLEDLQRNKQTLSSGDNGTDSLLQGGLREGQVTELVGPSSSGKTQFCMQAAASVAEKQEGSVFYIDTGNSFSARRIAQFICGSSAAAVLRKRVLSRISCHTVYDIYTMFDTLQGLEVALRSQEQMNVNECRLRLLVVDSISSLITPILGGSGSQGRALMVALGYLLKKLAHEHNIAVLVLLKFRGIGCVILLQSSFFLISPSVLKVTNYTVGAGENGKTKPALGETWKSIPHVRLMLSRDNRNNSCTISILKHTSMLSGQTVTRKDNQQCL
- the LOC108819649 gene encoding DNA repair protein RAD51 homolog 4 isoform X4, producing MAPLKHLEMENPIIDACFRDFCSSHGILTVEDFLIHDLYELAAFAERQVDADRLKEGITVMLSLVEVKCRPWLNGMELLEDLQRNKQTLSSGDNGTDSLLQGGLREGQVTELVGPSSSGKTQFCMQAAASVAEKQEGSVFYIDTGNSFSARRIAQFICGSSAAAVLRKRVLSRISCHTVYDIYTMFDTLQGLEVALRSQMNVNECRLRLLVVDSISSLITPILGGSGSQGRALMVALGYLLKKLAHEHNIAVLVTNYTVGAGENGKTKPALGETWKSIPHVRLMLSRDNRNNSCTISILKHTSMLSGQTVTRKDNQQCL
- the LOC108819649 gene encoding DNA repair protein RAD51 homolog 4 isoform X3 encodes the protein MAPLKHLEMENPIIDACFRDFCSSHGILTVEDFLIHDLYELAAFAERQVDADRLKEGITVMLSLVEVKCRPWLNGMELLEDLQRNKQTLSSGDNGTDSLLQGGLREGQVTELVGPSSSGKTQFCMQAAASVAEKQEGSVFYIDTGNSFSARRIAQFICGSSAAAVLRKRVLSRISCHTVYDIYTMFDTLQGLEVALRSQEQMNVNECRLRLLVVDSISSLITPILGGSGSQGRALMVALGYLLKKLAHEHNIAVLVTNYTVGAGENGKTKPALGETWKSIPHVRLMLSRDNRNNSCTISILKHTSMLSGQTVTRKDNQQCL
- the LOC108819649 gene encoding DNA repair protein RAD51 homolog 4 isoform X2, whose protein sequence is MAPLKHLEMENPIIDACFRDFCSSHGILTVEDFLIHDLYELAAFAERQVDADRLKEGITVMLSLVEVKCRPWLNGMELLEDLQRNKQTLSSGDNGTDSLLQGGLREGQVTELVGPSSSGKTQFCMQAAASVAEKQEGSVFYIDTGNSFSARRIAQFICGSSAAAVLRKRVLSRISCHTVYDIYTMFDTLQGLEVALRSQMNVNECRLRLLVVDSISSLITPILGGSGSQGRALMVALGYLLKKLAHEHNIAVLVLLKFRGIGCVILLQSSFFLISPSVLKVTNYTVGAGENGKTKPALGETWKSIPHVRLMLSRDNRNNSCTISILKHTSMLSGQTVTRKDNQQCL